One window of the Chryseobacterium camelliae genome contains the following:
- a CDS encoding T9SS type A sorting domain-containing protein — MKKLISIFFILVFSSSIYAGWSTSERKNCKWWNKKYHATARVFTGLFASQTTGNCGYAYAEKIKNCAWQKASRGDNGIWAQGGVNKRICSRGEVISLFDEFFLPQTEEAEETIEESEIKAAPSIFDEDSHAVAIPNINGKIRLKKNNGFYSDLRFSIWKPTDDTVNFIEDETMDDSEILHQITVKVTDNGLIFKGELVTEEIKSKFEVVNTGDEIYVVITGLTLKFPVDQSISLDEVSVQIEGDGAPDTKANAAKMSDNTDLAVAKNEYQFNVYPNPTSDFITIDFSNNLSEGNTNIQIYNFSGKKVKDVYNGQVNRGNSKSLKIDLSSLPKGEYFILIDSNGKRLSKKIIKD, encoded by the coding sequence ATGAAAAAACTAATCTCCATTTTTTTTATACTGGTATTTTCCAGTAGCATCTACGCCGGCTGGAGCACATCAGAAAGAAAAAACTGCAAATGGTGGAACAAAAAATACCATGCGACAGCAAGGGTTTTTACAGGGCTGTTTGCTTCCCAGACAACCGGTAACTGCGGATATGCGTATGCCGAAAAAATTAAAAACTGTGCCTGGCAAAAAGCTTCCCGTGGAGATAACGGGATCTGGGCACAAGGCGGTGTTAATAAGAGAATCTGCTCCAGAGGAGAAGTGATCAGCCTGTTTGACGAGTTTTTCTTACCTCAGACAGAAGAGGCTGAAGAGACTATTGAAGAATCTGAAATCAAGGCTGCACCATCTATCTTTGATGAAGATTCCCATGCTGTGGCAATTCCTAATATTAACGGAAAAATAAGACTGAAAAAGAACAATGGTTTTTATTCGGATCTTCGTTTTTCAATCTGGAAGCCAACTGATGACACTGTGAATTTCATTGAGGATGAAACCATGGATGATTCGGAAATCCTGCATCAGATCACTGTAAAAGTAACGGATAACGGTTTGATATTTAAAGGAGAGCTGGTTACAGAGGAAATTAAATCCAAATTTGAAGTCGTGAATACCGGAGATGAAATCTATGTGGTCATAACCGGGCTTACGTTAAAGTTTCCAGTAGACCAGAGCATCTCATTAGATGAGGTATCTGTACAGATTGAGGGCGACGGTGCACCGGATACTAAAGCCAATGCTGCTAAAATGTCAGACAATACCGATCTGGCTGTTGCTAAAAATGAATATCAATTTAATGTATATCCGAATCCTACTTCTGATTTCATTACTATAGATTTCTCGAACAACCTTTCAGAAGGAAATACCAACATCCAGATCTACAACTTCTCAGGAAAAAAAGTGAAGGATGTATATAACGGTCAGGTTAACAGAGGAAACTCAAAATCGTTAAAGATTGATCTTTCTTCCCTTCCAAAAGGAGAGTATTTCATACTTATAGACAGTAACGGCAAAAGGCTGAGCAAAAAAATAATCAAAGACTAA
- a CDS encoding VOC family protein codes for MKKVTGIGGIFFKCKDPQAIKEWYKTHLGLNVNDYGATFEPEEDSKGSLSWSPFPESTTYFQPSEYPFMINYIVDNLEQLVQELKQADVGILDEISSYEYGKFIHILDPEGHKIELWEPVK; via the coding sequence ATGAAAAAAGTAACAGGAATCGGCGGCATTTTTTTTAAATGCAAAGACCCGCAAGCCATTAAAGAATGGTATAAAACCCACTTAGGATTAAACGTGAATGATTACGGAGCTACTTTTGAACCTGAAGAGGATTCAAAAGGTTCCCTAAGCTGGAGCCCGTTTCCGGAGTCTACCACTTATTTCCAGCCATCAGAATATCCGTTTATGATCAACTATATCGTTGATAACCTGGAACAGCTGGTACAGGAACTGAAACAGGCTGATGTAGGAATACTTGATGAAATTTCATCCTATGAATACGGAAAATTCATCCATATCCTGGATCCGGAAGGCCATAAGATAGAATTATGGGAACCTGTAAAATAA
- a CDS encoding PA0069 family radical SAM protein translates to MEHRDIIKGQGAQRNVVNRFDRYTFDPEEEDLDVIKTSFTEVFPKTIVNKVKSDDLPMEYSMNPYQGCEHGCSYCFARPTHEYWGYSAGVDFERKIMVKKNAPELLEQLFRKRGYQPTPILMSGNTDCYQPAERQFEITRKLLKVCLDYRHPVHILTKNALVLRDIDILKPMAEQNLVSVSLSIPTINEELRRTMEPRTSSAANKLKAISLLAENHIPVNVMVAPIIPGLNSDEPLSILKAISEAGAQNFGYTLVRLNDSVEPVFVKWIESAFPDRARKVLNLIRSMRGGKLGEKKYFDRQKGEGNIAEMIHNTFKIGRKKFFDGKEFPKLSTGGFTGAKDQQLRLFD, encoded by the coding sequence ATGGAGCACAGGGACATTATTAAAGGACAGGGAGCGCAGCGGAATGTAGTCAATCGTTTCGACCGCTATACCTTTGACCCTGAGGAAGAAGATCTGGACGTGATCAAGACTTCTTTCACCGAAGTATTTCCGAAGACCATCGTTAATAAGGTCAAAAGTGATGACCTGCCGATGGAATATTCCATGAATCCGTATCAGGGTTGCGAACATGGCTGTTCGTATTGTTTTGCCAGGCCTACCCATGAATATTGGGGGTACAGCGCCGGAGTGGATTTTGAAAGAAAAATCATGGTGAAGAAAAATGCCCCTGAGCTGCTTGAACAGCTTTTCAGAAAGAGAGGGTATCAGCCGACTCCCATTCTGATGTCCGGGAATACAGACTGCTACCAGCCTGCGGAACGGCAGTTTGAAATCACCAGAAAACTGCTCAAAGTATGCCTGGACTATCGCCATCCGGTACATATACTTACAAAAAATGCCCTTGTTTTACGGGATATCGATATCTTAAAGCCGATGGCAGAACAGAACCTGGTTTCGGTTTCTTTAAGCATTCCCACAATTAATGAAGAACTTCGAAGAACGATGGAACCCCGCACAAGTTCTGCGGCTAATAAACTGAAGGCAATATCCCTACTGGCTGAAAACCATATTCCGGTGAATGTTATGGTTGCCCCGATTATTCCCGGGCTGAACAGTGACGAGCCTTTGAGCATCCTGAAAGCCATTTCGGAAGCGGGTGCCCAAAATTTCGGATACACGCTGGTGAGGCTGAATGACTCGGTGGAACCGGTCTTCGTTAAATGGATTGAATCTGCCTTTCCGGACCGTGCCCGGAAGGTCCTGAATCTCATCCGTTCCATGCGGGGAGGTAAATTGGGTGAAAAAAAATATTTTGACCGGCAGAAAGGGGAGGGCAATATTGCAGAGATGATCCACAATACATTCAAAATAGGACGGAAAAAGTTTTTCGACGGAAAGGAATTTCCCAAGCTTTCCACGGGCGGGTTTACCGGTGCGAAAGATCAGCAGCTTAGGCTGTTTGATTGA
- a CDS encoding aminodeoxychorismate synthase component I — translation MFSANHQKFIEMDELSLRKVPYFFMIDFLASQVEVFQENELEAAGLLIDFQNFSNTGKEIRTLEKEVGWKTFPETLESFRKGFDEVQRNLKLGNSYLINYTRKTPIETSLSLREIFYHSHAKYKVFYKDFFVFFSPETFVKIIDGKIFTYPMKGTIDASLENAAEILKNDKKEKAEHYTVVDLLRNDLSRVSDHVKVDRFQHIDFIKTRQKDLLAMSSEISGTVKPEFAGRIGSMMQQLLPAGSILGAPKAKTLEVILDAEGYDRGFYTGVCGWFDGQDLDSCVMIRFIEREGDQLYFKSGGGITHMSRLEDEYEEMKNKIYVPIH, via the coding sequence ATGTTTTCTGCAAATCATCAAAAATTTATCGAGATGGATGAGCTTTCCCTGCGGAAGGTTCCTTATTTCTTTATGATTGATTTCCTCGCATCGCAGGTTGAGGTCTTTCAGGAAAATGAGCTGGAAGCTGCCGGACTGCTGATTGACTTCCAGAACTTCTCCAATACCGGAAAAGAAATCCGTACACTGGAAAAAGAAGTAGGCTGGAAAACCTTTCCGGAAACCCTGGAAAGCTTCCGGAAAGGCTTTGATGAGGTACAAAGGAACCTGAAGCTTGGCAACTCGTACCTGATCAACTACACCCGAAAGACCCCGATTGAAACCAGCCTTTCATTAAGAGAAATTTTTTATCACTCCCATGCAAAGTACAAGGTGTTTTATAAAGATTTTTTCGTATTTTTTTCTCCTGAAACTTTTGTGAAGATTATTGACGGTAAGATTTTTACCTATCCTATGAAAGGCACCATAGATGCTTCCCTTGAGAATGCCGCAGAAATCCTGAAAAACGACAAAAAGGAGAAGGCGGAGCATTATACGGTAGTGGACCTTTTGAGGAATGACCTGAGCAGGGTTTCGGATCACGTCAAAGTAGACCGGTTCCAGCATATTGATTTTATTAAAACCCGGCAAAAGGACCTGCTGGCTATGAGTTCGGAAATCTCAGGAACCGTGAAGCCGGAATTTGCCGGAAGAATAGGCAGCATGATGCAGCAGCTGCTCCCCGCAGGATCAATTCTGGGAGCACCGAAAGCGAAGACGCTGGAAGTCATCCTGGATGCGGAAGGCTATGACCGGGGTTTTTATACCGGGGTCTGCGGCTGGTTTGACGGCCAGGACCTGGACAGCTGTGTCATGATCCGATTTATTGAACGCGAAGGCGATCAGCTGTATTTTAAAAGCGGCGGCGGAATTACCCATATGAGCCGGCTGGAAGACGAGTATGAGGAAATGAAAAATAAAATTTATGTACCAATTCATTGA
- the menD gene encoding 2-succinyl-5-enolpyruvyl-6-hydroxy-3-cyclohexene-1-carboxylic-acid synthase yields the protein MKKYSSKRSIQILAHLLRQYGISDVVISPGSRNAPLAIHFSEVDGFNCYSIVDERSAAFVGLGMAMSEKKPVAITCTSGSAAANYYPAVTEAFYRNIPMLILTADRPTDYVDIFDGQTIRQNHLFQQHSYGDFQMVEDSKENAEELNFDIIKKAIELCFEKQGPVHINIPLEEPLYHLVSEIPTFPTVEKTIRTKEYEIPSNLVADWNTSKRIMILVGTRDYSAELESQLSQLVKNHSAVVLSEVNSNLYHEKFFRHIDRYIYNFTEEDYKTYAPDLLITVGQNVVSKKVKQFLRSAHPKQHWHLDEVWQPDTYLALTEKIEVKPEAFFSKLLKMISLEPRPYFNLWDVLRDKKDARHEQYLNLVEFSDFYFFNKTSQTIPENYNVHFSNSSAIRYAQLFDYGKRRIYCNRGTSGIDGSTSTAMGFAIKNPNPTVLITGDLSFFYDINGLWNQYIPPFVRIIIFNNGEGNIFKIIPGPGNANPNTLDEFIATRHHKNAELLAKHFGFSYSKVDDEATLDRVLENFFKADMQPKILEVNTAGKSNASVLKSYFSFVKDN from the coding sequence ATGAAAAAATACTCTTCCAAAAGAAGCATTCAGATACTGGCGCACCTTCTCAGACAATACGGAATTTCAGATGTGGTGATTTCTCCGGGTTCCAGGAATGCTCCACTTGCCATTCATTTTTCGGAAGTAGATGGGTTCAACTGCTACAGCATTGTGGATGAAAGGAGTGCGGCTTTTGTCGGATTGGGCATGGCGATGAGTGAGAAGAAACCGGTTGCCATTACCTGCACCAGCGGATCGGCTGCGGCCAATTATTATCCGGCCGTCACCGAAGCTTTTTATCGGAATATCCCGATGCTGATTTTAACGGCTGACCGCCCGACGGATTATGTCGATATTTTTGACGGGCAGACCATCCGCCAGAACCATCTCTTCCAGCAGCATTCATACGGAGATTTCCAGATGGTGGAAGACAGTAAGGAGAACGCGGAAGAACTTAATTTTGACATCATTAAAAAGGCCATTGAGCTCTGCTTTGAAAAGCAGGGTCCGGTGCATATCAATATTCCCCTGGAGGAACCTCTGTACCATCTGGTTTCGGAGATCCCGACTTTTCCTACCGTTGAAAAAACGATCAGGACCAAAGAGTATGAGATCCCTTCCAACCTGGTGGCAGACTGGAATACTTCCAAAAGGATCATGATCCTGGTAGGAACCAGGGATTATAGTGCGGAGCTGGAAAGCCAGCTTTCGCAACTTGTAAAAAATCATTCTGCGGTAGTCCTGAGCGAAGTGAACTCGAACCTGTACCATGAAAAGTTTTTCAGGCATATCGACCGTTATATCTATAACTTTACGGAAGAAGATTATAAAACCTATGCCCCGGACCTGCTGATTACAGTAGGGCAGAACGTTGTATCCAAAAAAGTGAAGCAGTTCCTGAGGAGCGCGCATCCCAAGCAGCATTGGCATCTGGATGAGGTATGGCAGCCGGATACCTATCTCGCCCTCACGGAAAAGATAGAAGTGAAACCGGAAGCATTTTTTTCAAAGCTTCTTAAAATGATCAGCCTTGAGCCCAGGCCTTATTTCAACCTTTGGGATGTTTTAAGGGATAAAAAAGATGCGAGGCACGAACAGTACCTGAACCTGGTGGAGTTTTCGGATTTTTATTTCTTCAATAAAACTTCCCAGACCATACCGGAAAATTATAATGTCCATTTCAGCAACAGTTCAGCGATCCGCTATGCACAGCTGTTTGATTATGGAAAACGGAGGATCTACTGCAACAGGGGCACCAGCGGAATCGACGGTTCAACTTCCACAGCAATGGGCTTTGCCATCAAAAATCCGAATCCTACTGTCCTGATTACGGGAGACCTGAGTTTCTTCTATGACATCAACGGGCTATGGAATCAGTATATACCGCCTTTTGTAAGGATTATCATCTTTAATAACGGGGAAGGGAACATATTTAAGATTATCCCGGGTCCGGGCAATGCCAACCCTAATACGCTGGATGAATTCATTGCGACAAGGCACCACAAAAATGCCGAGCTTCTTGCCAAGCATTTCGGGTTTTCCTACAGTAAGGTGGATGATGAGGCTACGCTTGACAGGGTCCTGGAAAATTTCTTCAAAGCGGATATGCAGCCTAAGATCCTGGAAGTGAATACGGCGGGTAAAAGCAATGCTTCCGTCCTGAAATCATATTTCAGTTTTGTCAAAGATAATTAA
- a CDS encoding aminotransferase class IV, with amino-acid sequence MYQFIESIKVEDQEIFLLDLHQKRVDETFSHFGKNGDSINLEKIYDHLNHEEDGLFKLRITYDLDKKIRTQMIPYAIPEIGSFQLVENNSYDYSFKFENRKELDMMKMKAKAEEIIIVKNNHITDTSYSNLLFLKGKEWFTPSTYLLNGVQRQHLLKTKKIKERDITLQNIKEFSHFQLINALNDFDENFIYPIHKIVNLPGNEEYSDLNYL; translated from the coding sequence ATGTACCAATTCATTGAAAGTATTAAAGTAGAGGACCAGGAAATTTTTCTTCTCGACCTACATCAGAAACGCGTTGATGAAACCTTCTCCCATTTCGGAAAAAACGGGGATTCCATCAATCTGGAAAAGATTTATGATCACCTCAACCATGAGGAAGACGGCCTTTTTAAACTGAGGATTACCTATGACCTTGACAAAAAGATCAGGACGCAGATGATCCCGTACGCCATTCCGGAGATCGGGAGCTTCCAGCTTGTGGAAAACAACAGCTATGATTATTCCTTTAAATTTGAAAACAGAAAGGAACTTGATATGATGAAGATGAAAGCGAAGGCTGAGGAAATCATCATCGTTAAAAACAACCATATCACGGATACTTCATACTCCAACCTCCTCTTCCTGAAAGGCAAGGAATGGTTTACGCCTTCCACCTACCTGCTGAACGGAGTACAGAGACAGCACCTCCTGAAGACGAAAAAAATTAAGGAGCGGGACATTACGCTTCAGAATATCAAAGAATTCTCTCATTTCCAGCTGATCAACGCCCTGAACGATTTTGATGAAAATTTCATCTATCCCATCCATAAGATCGTCAACCTGCCCGGAAATGAAGAATATTCAGACCTTAATTATCTTTGA
- a CDS encoding AI-2E family transporter, which produces MMNKDQQISGVKIKQVFLLSIIIILVGLICFNLALFIPSVLGAITIYVVCRKYNFYLQEERKMKPWLAATILMLASLIIIILPVYFIGDLLIEKLGNAQAYMTKFNVFLEKIHSYIYSKVGFDILSKENMGRLKTFVGQFSTTALSSTVNTLTVIASMYFILYFMLEKPRFFERILASSAPLKRANVSLIGEKMRKLIIANAIGIPVVALGQGIVALVGYFIFGAPSPILLFALTAAASMIPVVGAAIVYGPVCIYMFAEGDTGHGLGLAAYCLIVVGLTDNLLRFTLLKKLEDIHPLNTVFGIIMGMNLFGFMGLIFGPILVSFTLLLIQVYKDEFSDNDTPELEIPDKNKELENKIEIVL; this is translated from the coding sequence ATGATGAATAAAGATCAGCAAATCAGTGGGGTGAAGATCAAGCAGGTATTCCTGCTGTCTATTATTATTATATTGGTAGGCCTAATCTGCTTTAACCTTGCTCTTTTTATCCCTTCGGTCCTGGGTGCCATTACCATTTATGTGGTGTGCCGTAAATATAATTTTTATCTCCAGGAAGAAAGGAAAATGAAACCATGGCTGGCGGCCACTATTCTGATGCTGGCGAGCCTTATCATTATCATCCTTCCGGTTTATTTTATCGGAGACCTGCTGATTGAAAAGCTGGGGAATGCCCAGGCTTATATGACGAAATTCAATGTTTTCCTGGAGAAAATACATTCTTATATTTATTCTAAAGTCGGGTTTGATATCCTGAGCAAAGAGAATATGGGCAGGCTGAAGACTTTTGTAGGTCAGTTCTCAACCACTGCGCTCAGCAGCACGGTCAATACACTTACCGTAATTGCCTCCATGTATTTCATCCTCTATTTCATGCTTGAAAAGCCGAGGTTTTTTGAACGCATCCTGGCCTCTTCTGCACCGCTGAAAAGAGCTAACGTATCCCTGATCGGAGAAAAGATGAGAAAACTGATCATAGCCAATGCCATCGGAATTCCTGTGGTAGCCCTTGGGCAGGGTATCGTAGCTTTGGTAGGGTATTTTATTTTCGGCGCTCCGAGTCCTATTCTTTTGTTTGCCTTAACAGCAGCAGCTTCCATGATTCCTGTCGTGGGGGCAGCAATTGTGTATGGGCCTGTCTGTATTTATATGTTTGCTGAGGGCGATACAGGCCATGGATTAGGCCTTGCAGCATATTGCCTCATCGTGGTAGGCTTAACCGATAACCTGCTGCGTTTCACACTGCTTAAAAAGCTGGAGGATATCCACCCGTTAAATACCGTTTTCGGTATTATCATGGGGATGAATTTATTCGGATTTATGGGGCTGATTTTCGGGCCGATTTTAGTATCTTTCACCCTTCTTCTGATTCAGGTGTACAAGGACGAGTTTTCAGACAATGATACTCCGGAACTTGAAATTCCTGATAAGAACAAAGAACTAGAAAATAAAATCGAAATAGTATTATAA
- a CDS encoding bacteriocin-like protein, with translation MKNLKKLSKGQLKGISGGGIKPLPEPELCMYACGNILICATCSNDFKCPDNSI, from the coding sequence ATGAAAAATTTAAAAAAACTAAGCAAAGGCCAATTAAAAGGAATTTCAGGAGGAGGAATCAAGCCGCTTCCTGAGCCGGAATTATGCATGTATGCATGTGGGAATATCCTTATCTGTGCAACATGCAGTAACGACTTCAAATGCCCGGATAATTCCATCTAA
- the uvrB gene encoding excinuclease ABC subunit UvrB — protein sequence MNFKLQSEYKPTGDQPLAIQKLTEGIEIGEKYQTLLGVTGSGKTFTVANVVQNVQKPTLVLAHNKTLAAQLFMEFKEFFPENAVEYFVSYYDYYQPEAYIASSGTYIEKDLSINEEVEKLRLSATASLLSGRRDVLIVASVSCIYGIGNPSEFHKSLISIGIGEKVTRTALLHALVNALYSRTLNEFQRGTFRVKGDVIDVFPAYADNAIRIQFFGDEIEKIQSFDPVTGNVTAAFDQIQIYPANLFVTSKETLNGAIRNIQDDLVKQVDFFNEVEKPLEAKRLQERTELDLEMIKELGYCSGIENYSRYLDGRVPGSRPFCLIDYFPKDFLMVIDESHVTVPQVHAMYGGDRSRKESLVEYGFRLPAAMDNRPLKFEEFESMQNQVIYVSATPADYELEKTGGTYVEQIIRPTGLLDPIIEIRPTANQIDDLMEEIRKRAEVDERVLVTTLTKKMAEELTKYFTKFGIRTRYIHSDVETLERIQIMQDLRVGLFDVLIGVNLLREGLDLPEVSLVAILDADKEGMLRSRRSMIQTVGRAARNISGRAIMYADKITKSMQTTLDETEYRRAKQMQYNEEHGVVPRALNKKISESLVGRSKDFPDEKYTQKEILQKVADAKASYTSGDMDKVISQKQKEMEAAAKNLDFIKAAKLRDEIAALKA from the coding sequence ATGAATTTTAAACTTCAATCAGAATATAAACCTACCGGGGACCAGCCATTAGCGATCCAGAAACTTACCGAAGGCATTGAGATCGGTGAGAAATACCAGACTTTGCTTGGGGTAACTGGCTCCGGTAAAACCTTTACGGTAGCCAATGTGGTTCAGAATGTGCAAAAACCCACCCTTGTCCTGGCCCACAACAAGACGCTTGCTGCACAGCTTTTCATGGAATTTAAAGAGTTCTTTCCGGAAAATGCCGTTGAATATTTTGTAAGCTACTATGATTACTATCAGCCGGAAGCTTATATTGCTTCTTCAGGAACCTATATAGAAAAAGACCTCAGCATCAACGAAGAAGTGGAAAAGCTCAGGTTATCAGCCACCGCAAGTCTTTTATCCGGAAGGAGGGATGTGCTTATTGTAGCCTCGGTATCCTGTATCTATGGTATCGGGAACCCTTCCGAGTTTCACAAATCGCTCATATCCATTGGTATTGGAGAGAAAGTGACGCGTACGGCACTACTGCATGCGTTGGTCAACGCATTATATTCCAGAACTTTGAATGAATTCCAGCGCGGGACGTTCCGTGTTAAGGGCGATGTGATTGATGTGTTCCCGGCTTATGCGGATAATGCGATCAGGATCCAGTTTTTCGGTGATGAGATTGAAAAGATCCAGAGCTTCGATCCCGTAACGGGGAACGTAACGGCAGCGTTCGACCAGATCCAGATTTATCCGGCCAACCTTTTCGTTACATCGAAGGAAACCCTGAACGGAGCGATCAGGAATATCCAGGATGACCTGGTTAAACAGGTGGATTTCTTCAATGAAGTAGAAAAACCCTTAGAAGCCAAAAGGCTTCAGGAAAGAACGGAACTGGATCTTGAAATGATCAAGGAGCTGGGGTACTGCTCAGGTATTGAGAATTACTCCCGTTATCTGGACGGACGTGTGCCCGGTTCGCGCCCATTCTGCCTGATCGATTATTTCCCTAAAGATTTCCTGATGGTGATTGACGAGAGCCACGTTACGGTACCTCAGGTCCATGCCATGTACGGAGGTGACCGCAGCCGTAAGGAATCGCTGGTAGAATACGGATTCCGACTTCCTGCAGCTATGGATAACAGGCCATTGAAGTTCGAGGAATTTGAAAGCATGCAGAACCAGGTAATCTATGTATCCGCTACTCCGGCAGATTATGAGCTTGAAAAAACAGGCGGTACGTATGTGGAACAGATCATCCGTCCCACAGGATTGTTAGATCCGATCATAGAAATCCGTCCGACAGCCAACCAGATCGATGACCTGATGGAAGAAATCCGCAAAAGGGCTGAAGTAGACGAAAGGGTTCTCGTAACGACCCTGACCAAGAAAATGGCTGAAGAGCTGACCAAATACTTTACCAAATTCGGGATCAGGACCCGGTATATCCACTCCGATGTGGAAACGCTGGAAAGAATACAGATCATGCAGGACCTCCGGGTAGGACTGTTCGATGTACTTATCGGTGTAAACCTTCTCAGAGAGGGACTTGACCTTCCGGAAGTTTCACTGGTAGCCATTCTGGATGCCGATAAAGAAGGGATGCTGAGAAGCAGGAGATCCATGATCCAGACGGTAGGACGGGCAGCCCGGAATATCAGCGGCCGCGCCATCATGTATGCCGATAAGATTACCAAATCCATGCAGACCACACTGGACGAAACAGAATACCGCCGTGCCAAGCAGATGCAATACAATGAAGAACATGGTGTTGTTCCGAGAGCACTCAACAAGAAGATCTCTGAAAGCCTGGTAGGTAGAAGCAAGGACTTTCCGGATGAAAAATATACCCAGAAAGAAATCCTTCAGAAAGTTGCGGACGCCAAGGCAAGCTATACATCCGGAGACATGGATAAAGTCATCAGCCAAAAACAGAAAGAGATGGAAGCCGCTGCCAAAAACCTTGATTTTATCAAAGCTGCTAAGCTAAGAGATGAAATTGCGGCACTAAAAGCATAA
- a CDS encoding DUF3820 family protein, producing MKMPFGKYEGTVLADLPVSYLEWFQRQGMPKGKLGMQLATIYEIKINGLMELLIPIRMSLKNR from the coding sequence ATGAAAATGCCGTTCGGCAAATATGAAGGAACGGTACTGGCCGACCTTCCGGTCAGTTATCTGGAATGGTTCCAGCGCCAGGGAATGCCTAAAGGAAAGCTGGGTATGCAGCTTGCTACCATATATGAAATCAAGATCAACGGTCTCATGGAACTCCTGATTCCTATCCGGATGTCCCTTAAAAACAGATAA
- a CDS encoding isopenicillin N synthase family dioxygenase, whose protein sequence is MDKIPSVDLRDFLSGDPERKQKFVNEIGKAYEEIGFVALKGHFLDDQLVDELYKEVKNFFELPAETKQKYEIPGIGGQRGYVGFGKETAKGFKKGDLKEFWHFGQYVSEDSKYKSEYPDNVIVEELPEFNKVGKEAYQMLEKTGQYVLRALALHLGLDEFYFDDKIAEGNSILRPIHYPPITQEPDDAVRAAAHGDINLITLLMGAQGKGLQVQNHKGEWIDAIAEPDELMINVGDMLSRHTNNKLKSTIHRVVNPPRELWGTSRYSIPFFMHPVSSMPLNALENCVDEKHPKLFEDTTAGEFLHERLIELGLIKK, encoded by the coding sequence ATGGACAAAATACCTAGTGTAGACCTGCGTGATTTCCTTTCGGGTGACCCGGAACGCAAACAGAAATTTGTAAATGAAATCGGAAAAGCTTATGAAGAAATTGGTTTTGTTGCCTTAAAAGGCCATTTTCTTGATGACCAATTGGTAGATGAACTCTATAAAGAAGTGAAAAACTTTTTTGAACTCCCTGCGGAAACGAAACAGAAGTATGAGATCCCGGGGATCGGAGGACAAAGAGGGTATGTAGGATTCGGTAAAGAAACCGCAAAAGGCTTCAAGAAAGGAGACCTGAAAGAATTCTGGCATTTCGGCCAGTATGTATCCGAAGACTCGAAATACAAAAGCGAATACCCTGACAACGTTATCGTAGAAGAACTTCCTGAATTCAATAAGGTTGGGAAAGAAGCCTATCAGATGCTTGAAAAAACAGGACAGTATGTATTGAGGGCACTTGCCCTGCATCTCGGTCTGGATGAATTTTATTTTGATGATAAAATCGCGGAAGGCAATTCTATCTTAAGGCCTATCCATTACCCGCCGATTACCCAGGAGCCGGATGATGCGGTAAGAGCAGCAGCACACGGGGACATTAACCTCATTACCCTTTTAATGGGAGCCCAGGGTAAAGGCCTCCAGGTACAGAATCATAAAGGGGAATGGATTGATGCTATTGCCGAACCTGATGAACTGATGATCAACGTCGGTGATATGCTTTCCCGGCATACCAACAATAAACTGAAATCTACCATTCACCGCGTGGTCAATCCGCCGAGAGAATTATGGGGCACTTCAAGATATTCCATCCCATTCTTCATGCACCCGGTAAGCTCCATGCCTCTGAATGCGCTTGAAAACTGTGTGGATGAAAAGCATCCCAAGCTGTTTGAAGATACTACTGCCGGAGAATTCCTTCACGAAAGGCTGATAGAACTGGGACTGATTAAGAAATAA